One Rouxiella sp. S1S-2 genomic window, ACCGACGTCTGGTTGGGTCTGAACACGATTGGGCTATCCTTGGCCTGTTTGTCTAGCCAGGTATAGCCGATACTGGCCAACGTGCCCCAGTGCGCAGTGAACTGGTGGCTCCATGTCAAGCTGCTGTCCACCCCATAAAATCCGCCGTTGGCCTGGTATGGGGCATAACCTGAACGAAGACCCTGTGAGTGACTCACGCCATAAAAGGTATTCATGTAACGGCTGTCGCCAAACAGTGCCGCGCTTTGAAGGGCTATCGTGTCAGTTTCATTCTGGAAGGGAAGCAGCGTCGCCGATGTCCGATACTGCACGCCTTGCCCGTCGGTGAGTGGGAGCGTAGCTTTACCTTCGAAGGTCAACCAGGGGGTCACTGACCAGCCAACCGCGATGGCGGTATTCAATGCGGCATTGATATTGCCCATGCCTTTAAGTTTGTTTGAACCGTCTCGCCAGTTTGAGTCCTGATCTGAACGGCCCAGACTATATCCCAACGTATGTTCGAGATAAAAACCGTTGTCGCTTTGCAGGTCATAGCCTAGGCCTTTCTGGCTATCGAAGAAAAATGCCCCGTCCCGAACCTGCAGTACGGGGGCAACCTGCCAGTGTCGTTTATCCGATCCGCTGTAACGCGGCGAATTTTCTCCTCCCATGCCTACTGTCAGGCTCGGCGCCGGTGTGGCAGTCTCCGCACGTGCAACGGCAATGCTGCTGGTGAAGGCAAAACAGATAATGTGCAGCAACAGTTTTCTGGTTATCATCGTAACTCCTCATCACTCATCATTCATTAATCGACCAACAAAAGCGGATTGCAGCCGCGTCTGAAACGCAGAGTATGAAGAGGCAGTGTCAATTTACTGTCGGGGAAATATTAAGAAACGGTCAAGGTAGTGAACATGCAAACAAAGCGAGTCCTGATTATTGAAGATGATGCTGATGCAGCCGACGTGCTCGACGCCTATTTAAAGCGGGAAAAATACGAGGTTGTGATTGCGGCAGATGGGCTGATTGGGCTTGAAATAGTTCAACGTTGGAAACCAGACCTTATTTTGCTTGATGTGATGTTGCCGGGAATGAGCGGAACCGAAGTGCTGTCAGCCGTGCGCCGCAAGAGTAATACGCCAGTCATTATGGTGACGGCGATGGGTGACTTGCCGGACAAGATCGGTGCGCTACGCTACGGCGCTGATGATTACGTCGTTAAACCCTACAATCCCGGCGAAGTAGTCGCAAGAGTTCAGGCTGTGTTACGCAGAACATCCTCTTTGGCAGAAAACACCGCGTCGGGATCGTTGCGCTGGCAGAATTTAGACGTTGACACTGAGGCCCTTGTCGCCAGCGTCACAGACGATACGGGAAGCTTGAACTATCTGGATTTAACCCCCACCGAGTTTAGCGTATTGACCACGCTGATGAGCGCCCCAACGCGGCCTTTCTCACGCCAGTATCTCCTCGAACGCTGCTTGCCGGAGAGTGAGGCGTTAGAACGCGTTGTCGACACCCATGTTTATAATTTGCGTAAAAAGCTGGAGTTTGCGGGTGTTAGCGACGTACTGGTCAATGTTCGAGGCGTGGGTTACAGGTTCAGACAGCCATGATTAAGGAGAATCATCAATCTCTTTGGCGCTGGATTTGCGTGCGTATTCTCATGCTCGCGATAGGTTCGGTCATCGTCATCGCTTTTTGCATGTGGATTCGTTTTGCTTTGGTGAATCTTTGGATCCTTCATCAAATGCCGCTTTCTGTGAGAAATGAACTGGGGGTATTGCTGGAAAATCCTGCGGCCAATCCGTTACGTTTTCATCAGCTTGTCGATAAATGGTGGGGTATTCAATATTCCGTTCCTTCGATTGCGTCGGCGGACTGGATAATGGTCGGCGTGTTGGTTGTTGTTACCATTCCTTTTATCCTCGTATTGGGATTACGCTCGGCACGCCCCTTATCCTCTCAATTTAGCCGCCTGGCCTCTGCGGCTGGCGCGGTATCACGGGGGCAATTTTCCACCCGAGCGGAGCCGGTAAAAGGGGCGCCCGCCGAGTTGATTCAGTTCACCGAAGACTTCAACACAATGGCGCTCAAGCTCGCTCGCTATGATAAAGAGCTTCGTACCTCTCATGTGGCGATGGCGCATGAGTTGCGCTCGCCGCTTACGGCTGCAATGGGAAGGCTTCAGGGCATGCTTGACGGTGTCTTTGAAGCAGAACCGCGGCAGCTCGAGATGGTCATGAAACAGCTCGTTCATTTAAGTCGGCTTATCGAAGAGCTGCATCTTCTCTCTCTGGCGGATGCTGGCCAGCTAAGTCTGGATAAATGCGAAGTCGATTTGGCGGAATTGCTGCGAGAGCGAGTGACGTGGTTAAAGCCTCAGTCGGCGGCCGTTGATATGAATATTTCCGTTGAGGCCGCGGGCGATTGCCGCTATGTGGGCGATCCTTTCCGTCTGGGGCAGGTCTTTACCATCTTGATGGAAAATGCGCTGCGCTATGCCTCAGAAGGCGGTGAGTTGGCGATTAAAGTCTGTCCTTTGCCCGCAGGATGGCAGATTTTATTTTGTGATCGAGGGCAGGGCGTAGAGGACGCATTTCTTTCGCAAATATTTGAACGATTCACTCGAGCGGAAACGTCTCGTGCTCGCCACTTCGGGGGCAGTGGTTTAGGTCTCTCCATTGCCCGAGCAATCTGTGAGGCGCACGGCGGTTCGATCATCGCCTATCATGCTACCGACGGTGGATTAATGGTGAGCATCGAGCTGCCTGCCAAACAACAAGCCGCCGCTGAGTAAATATGAAATAAAGTGTCTGTCTTGACGCTTCCTTGATGAAATATCCAATGAATCTGGACAGAAGCTGGATTGAATAGCGCTATATCAATTCAGGGGTTCAGTTATGACAGACACGTTTACCCACTTTGCCCGGCACGCGCTGGGCCACGTCATATCCTCATGCAAACTGACGCACTGTATTATTGCGTGCCTATTTTGCCTATTTTGCTTAGGCCTCAGCGGCTGTGGCGATAAAACGCAAAAGAAAGTGGCGTTGCCTCGCCCGGTGCGCAGTGTCGTTGCACCTCAGTTTTCATTTTCAACGTCGTTCACCCAAACCGGTGAGATACGCGCCCACGACGAGCTAACGCTGGGTTTTCGTTTAGATGGCCGCTTACTCAATCGCAAGGTGGACGTTGGGGATCTGGTTTCAAAAGGCCAGCTTCTGGCAAGCCTTGAGAGTCAGGCCAGCGAGAATCAGCTCAGTAGCGCCCGCGCCGACCTGCTCAGTGCGCGCGTGGCCGAGCGGATGTCAGCCAGTAATCTCAGGCGAATGAAAATGTTAATGCCCGCAGGGGCAATTGCTCGCGTTCAGCTCGATAACGCCACGTCCGAATGGCAGTCAGCGGCGTCGCGTCTTCAAACCAGTGAAAATACGCTAAAAAATGCACAAGATACCCTTTCCTGGACGCGGCTTGTGTCCCCGGCTGACGGTGTAATTACCCAAGTCAGCGCTTCGGTCGGGCAGGTCGTTAGCGCAGGGCAAACGGTGGTAACTCTGGCCGAATCTGGCCAACGAGATGCGGTGTTCGATCTCTCGCAAGTGCAGGTCGCGGCGCTGAAAGGTTCGGCCACCTTTAGCGTTTCCCTGCTTTCTGAACCTGCTGTTAAAACCCTCGGAATATTACGTGATGTCAGCCCGCAGGCCGACCCGCAAACCCGCACATGGCGTGCTCGGGTCACACTGGAAAATCCTCCTGCTGCTATGGTGCTTGGTGCCAGCGTGCAGGGTGCGTTGCCGGCAGTCGGGCAACGCACCCTTCGCCTTCCTGCTTCGGCGCTCACGCAGGCTGATGGGCATCCTGCCGTATTCGTGGTGAACCCAAGCCGTCTGCGGCTTGAACGTCGACGGGTGGTTATCGATAGATTTTCCTTGTCAGATATTTATATTCTCTCGGGGATTATGCCGGGAGAAATCGTGGTCACCGCCGGCGTTAGCAAGCTGCGGGACGGTGAGCGAGTGAGCCTGGGGGAGAGGGCAGAATGAGCCAAAAATCGTCCCCGTCATCGTTTAATCTTTCTGCTTGGGCTCTTGGGCATCAACAGCTGTTGGCTTTTTTTATGTTAGTCATTCTGGCTGCTGGGGTGATGTGTTATGAAAATTTACCGCGTAATGAAGATCCAGCATTCACGATAAAAACCGCCGTGGTCTCCGCTCAGTGGCAGGGCGCGACCTTACATGACACGGTTAATTTGGTGACGGATGTTTTGGAAAAAAAGCTGCAAGAGCTTCCTTATCTCGATTTTGTGGAAAGCCATACTCGTGCTGGCAGCTCGACTGTCAATATCAATCTCCGCGACGATACCCCGCCTGCTTTGGTGCCTGAAATCTGGTACCAGTTGCGAAAAAAAATGCAGGATATTTCCACTTCGCTTCCCAAGGGGGTTCAAGGGCCAGCTGTAGACGATGAGTTTGATGATACTTACGGCACCATTTATGGATTTAGCGCTGAGGGATTCACGGCGCGTGAACTACGAGACAACGTTGAGGATATTCAGCGCAGCCTCGCGTCACTCCCTGATATTGGAAAGACCACATTATTAGGGGGGCAGGAAGAGCAGATGACGATCGCCTTTTCACCGCGCCAGCTGGCCGGTATGGGGATCACTCTCCAGCAGGTCACGGAGGCGTTGAAGCAACAAAACGCCGTGGCGCCCAGCGGCACATTGCGTAGCGACCGCGAAAATATTGCCCTGCGCGTAAGCGGGGCGCTGAACGCGCAGCAAAGTCTTGCTGGCATTACATTGTACATTGCGGGTCACTACATTCCCCTCACCGATATCGCGTCGATTAGCCGTCAAAGTGAGGACCCCCCCGCGCCTGTTTTCAGAGTGAACGGCAAACCCGCCATGGGTCTTGCCATCTCAATGGCTAAAACCGGCAATATGCTTAGCTTCGGCCAGGCACTTAACGCGCGAATGGAGGATATCGGCAACGGGCTTCCTCACGGCATCGATATGACGAAAGTAGCCGATCAGTCTGCTGTCGTAAAACATGCCGTAGACGGTTTTGTCAGAGTGTTGACTGAGGCTGTCGTCATTGTGTTGGCGGTATCTTTTGTCTCATTGGGGATGCGGGCTGGGCTTGTGGTGGCGGCGGCCATTCCCTTGGTGCTGGCGATGACCTTTATCGGGATGATGTTGGCGGGTATAGGATTGCAGCGCATTTCTCTCGGCGCGTTAATCATCGCATTGGGTTTGATGGTCGATGACGCAATGATAACGGTTGAAGCGATGGTCTCGCGACTGGAGGCTGGGGATACCCGCTGGCAAGCCGCGACTTGCGCCTTCCAAACCACGGCGTTCCCCATGCTCACCGGCACGCTGGTGATGATCGCTGGTTTTATTCCCGTAGGATTCGCCGCATCCAGCGCGGGGGAATATTGCTTCTCTCTGTTTGCTGTAGTGTTGATTGCGCTGCTGTGTTCCTGGGGGGTGGCGATAGTGTTCTCTCCGTTAATCGGGAACTGGCTATTGCCGTCGAGCATGAAGATTCATCACCTTCGACCAGGTAAGGTGATGCGCTTCTATCATCAACTCTTGCAGGCAACATTGGCGCATCGTATGGCTACCCTCGGGCTTGCCGTCGCGCTTCTCGGGTTGGCATCCTATGGCACAACATTTATGCAGGGCGAGTTTTTCCCTTCCTCAGACCGGCCAGAACTGTTAATCAGCCTGACACTTCCTGCCAATGCGTCTCAGGCAGAAACGCAGCGGCAGACCGAAAGGTTGGAAAAAATCCTCAAAGGCAATACGTACGTTGATCATTTCTCTAGCTACGTGGGGTCTGGCGCCATACGTTTTTATCTGCCAATGGACGTCCTGCTTGATAATGAAAATACGGCGCAGTTAGTGGTGGTGGCCAAAAACCTCGATGACAGAGAGCGGCTCCAGCATCAGCTTAACCTCATAATGATAAAATATTTCAATGATATAACGACGCGAGTTTCCCCTTTGGAACTCGGGCCGCCGGTGGGATGGCCGTTGAAATATCGCGTTAGCGGGCCAGACTATGACAAGGTTCGCCGCTTGGCTCAGCGTCTTGAGATGGAAATAGGGAATAACCATTCTACACGTGAGGTAAATTTAACCTCGGGCGAGCCGGAGAGGGTGATAACACTCAAGGTGAATCAAACGGCCGCAAGGGCGGCGGGTGTTTCCTCAGAAAGCCTGGCTAACGAGCTTAATACTATTTGGTCGGGAAGTGTCGTGACCACTGTTCGGGATCAAGACCGGCAGATTAATGTGGTTCTGCGGGCAAACAACAAGGAAAGGCAAGACCTTGATACACTTTCAAGCCTGAGAGTCACCTCGAAAAATGGAGGTAAGATCCCCCTAAGTCAGGTCGCGCAGCTTGAATGGGGAGTGGAAGATCCTATTATATGGCGTCGCCAGCGCATGCCGTTTATCACCGTACAAACGGACTTGGCTCCGGGACTGCATGCTGAAACTGTTTCTGAAGAGCTCGCGCCCATTGTTAGGCGCATGCAAGCCAGCCTGCCGTCTGGTTATCGTATAGAGGAGGGAGGAACCGTTGCCGAATCAGATAAGGGAAATGCGTCAGTTTATCGGGTTCTACCTCTAACACTGTGCATTATGCTGGTATTGCTGATGATTCAATTACAGAACTTTTCTCGCATGTTCATTGCATTGGCAATGGCGCCTTTTGGACTCATTGGAATTGTATTGGCAATGTTGCCCACTGGAACAGCAATGGGATTTGTTGCTTTGTTGGGGATCATCGCTTTATCGGGAATGATTATTCGCAACGCCGTGATTTTAATCAGTGAAGTGGACAATAATTTTCGCCAAGGGATGGCACGCCAAGCCGCCATAATCTCTGCTTCCTTGCATCGATCGCGTCCAATACTCCTTACCGCTTGCGCAGCGATTTTGGGCATGGTGCCCATTGCGGAACAGGTTTTTTGGGGCCCGATGGCCTACGCAATCATGGGGGGGTTGCTGGTTGCCACGTTGATTACGCTAACGGTACTTCCGGCTTCTTTGAGTCTTATTCTACAGCTAGAGCAGAAATGGCGTGACGGGCGCAATAACAAGTAAATCGCCACCGGCAGTCGCGTTCCCGCTTCATTGAAAATATTTTTGTCAGCGCTGGCAATACTTACAGCTCATGGCTGCAGCGATACGGCGTATCGGTGCTCTGTGGTATCGGCTTCACCATGAGTTTGTTCATTTCGCGACACCACTGCTGTGGTGAGTTATGGTTCCGAAAGAGTATGAAGAGGCCAAGCTCACGAACCCCTTTGTCATTTTCAGCTCTATCTTAAATCGCAAAACCTGAAAAATGTGCCATCCTGTATGCGTGTACCTAAAATAGCTCATAAATGAGGGAATCATGAAAAAGACAATTTTGGCATTATCCGCACTTCTTTTGGCATCGCCTGTTTTCGCCGCTACTACAGCTACTCAGGCAACTGACGACACGGTAGCGCAGGCAAACAAGGGTGCTGACACGGCAAAAGAGAAGCTGCATCATGCGCAAGATAAGGGTGCAGAGCTGAAGCTAAAGTCTAAACATGCTGCAGAAGGCAAAGCGGGCACTACCGGTAGCAAAGTGACTGAAGGCTCCCAAAAAGCATGGCATAGCACTAAGCAAGGTACAGAGAAAACTTGGGATAAAACCAAGCAAGGCGCGGAAGACCTGAAAAATAAAGCCACTAACTAATCAAGAGTTATCACGCTAAACGAGGCCGGATATCCGGCCTTTATTTTTGCCTGCGATTTACGAGTGGCAGTTAGATAAATTCCCAGCAGACTGTAAAATACGCTTGATTAACCTAAGCCTTAAACAGCACTTCACAGGTAAACCAACATAAAAAGTTGAGCGTAAAATGGGTGGCAATCATCAGGGTGAAGAGGGCGCATACGGCCATCAAACTGCGTGATTGAAGCGCGCGCTTAAAAAGACTTTTATGTACGGTAACTTTGCAGTCCCAGTCCGTGGGATATTTTCCATTCATCGTGTTTATTACGTATTAATCTTTTATATCTATTTCGAATAACTTAGATCCTACACGCAGCGGCCCCTCCTTGCCACCCTGATAAACGTACAGTGTTTACTTGCTGCCCCTGAAACGTTGCTCCGAGTAAAATTAATCTTTAATATCAGAACAGATTACAAAATAGACAATTGATAGTTATCACTTTCTGCTCTTTGTTGGAGACCCCATGCCTCTTTCCCTTCGTATTGCCCAGCTTCATGATGCCGCTTTATTAAATAGTCTTGGTTTTACAACTTACCCCTTCGCGCATCTGTGGACCTCGAAAACCGAGTTAGCTCACTTTCTGGAAAGCGAATATGCTTTGCCCGTGGTTGAACACAGCCTTAGAGACTCTGCCGTGTGTTGGTTAATCGCTGAAACGGACAGGCCGATAGGCATCGCCAAGTTGACTTGGCACAGTGAGATAGCCGGCGAGGCGCTGGCAGGAACGCGACTTAATAAGCTGTATCTCAGCCCAGAAGAAACCGGTAAGGGATATGGCAGAACGATTTTTGATGAAATAACGTTGATGGCGAGAGCGCATGGGCAGACGTTTCTCTGGTTGCAGGTTCTGCAACAAAATACGGGAGCTCGCCGCTTTTATGCGTCTTTAGGGATGAAACACGTTAAAGATGAAATTTTCTCTTCGGCGACACAGCAAAGTATTGTTCATATTATGGGTAAAAGTCTTTAATTAATAATGAGTTGTTTTGGTTTTTGAGGCAAAAAAAAAGCTCGCGGGAAGGCGAGCCATACAAAATAGATCAATTAAACAAAATTCCATTGGAATGTCTGTCAACATTCGGCGCGCATAATACAGGTATAGGTTGATTTTGCCCAGCACGGCGCGTAAGTTTTCATCATTTTAGTGTGTAAAGTTTGAACTACTGAAAGTTCATAAATGTGTACGAAAATAAGAAAAAGTGACTGACAAAAAGAGAATTGAGAATCATTTATATATGAAGTGGATATTTTTAGCTGTTTTGTCCATCGAATAAAACCGCTGTGCTGCAATAAAGAGCCATTCAACCTCGCAGGGAAAGTCTAACTTATTTATAAATATAGGTTTTTTTATTACGAGTTTCAGCAAAATAAATTGTCGCATTAAACTAAACCCGATAAGAATCAGTTTCCACCCATCTGTTTGTTAAATGTGAGCTAAACGTGGTAACGAAAGACAGTCGCGCAAAAAACCGCCTTCGCCCCAAGAGGCTGCATGGATACAGGAGAGGGCGCTATAATATTTTCATAACAGATTTTCTGAAAGTTACCCTTCGAGGCGTTATGAAAAGAATATTGAGCATTCTTCTGCTGTCATCACTGCTGGGGTTATCCTTTGGCTCTTATGCGAGCCAACCTACGCAGCCAGCCCAGCCAAGGCAGCCGGGACAGCCGCCGCAACCCCAGCAGCCGCCCCAACCGATTCAACCCACGCAGCCGACACAACCGACGCAGCCGGGACAACCGATAGACCCGACTCAGCCGCAACAGCCAAACTGTGCACCCGGGAATCCGTCGAAATTACCGACCTGCCCGCGGTAAGGTCATCGCTTATACTCCAGCCTATCCAATAAAAAGGCCCTGATATTTTTCAATACCAGGGCCTCAATCTCTAACGACTCAATGCTCAGCCCTCAGGCGGTGCTTTGCCGTCTTCGATAAACTCTTCATTAATCTCTTCAATATTGCCCTGATTATCGCGGCCGGAAAGGATGTTCCAGCAGGCAATAAACAGTGCGGCAATCAATGGGCCAATCACGAAGCCATTAATTCCGTAAACTTCCATACCGCCCAGCGTGGCGATCAGAATCAGGTAATCAGGCATCTTGGTGTCTTTACCCACCAGCAGTGGACGTAGAATATTATCCACCAGTCCGATAACCACCACGAAGAATACGACAATGAAAATACCCTGCCACAACATGCTGGAGGCAAAGAAGAAGATAGCGGCCGGTACCCAGATAATCGCCGAGCCCACGGCGGGGATAAGTGACAGGAAGGCCATCAGCGCGCCCCACAGCAGAACGCCATCGATACCGGTTATCCAGAACGCCAGTCCACCCAATGCACCCTGAACCAGTGCCACCACCACAGTGCCTTTAACCGTCGCGCGGGATACGGCGGCGAATTTAAGGAACAGATGATGTTTAACGTGTTTGGACAGTGGCAGTGCTTCGAGGATCAGGTTCACCAGATACGACCCGTCTTTAAGCAGGAAGAACAGCAAATACAGCATGATGCCAAAGCCTACAACAAAGCTGAACGTGCCTTTACCGATGAGGAACACGCTGCCTGCCAGATACTGACTGCCTTTTAGCGCAAATCCTGAGAGTTTCTCTTGAATACCCGAAGCGCTGTCAAGATTGTATTCGGCCAATGAATGCTGCGCCCACACCGGCAGATGCTGAATAACATCGGCAATAATGGTCGGCAACTGCGTATTGTTATGCTGAAGTTTGGTATAAACCACGTTGAATTCAATCGCCAGCGATGAGGCAATAATAGCCAGCGGTGTGAATACGATCAGGCAGATAACCAGCAACGTCAGTAATGACGCAATACCGTTCTTGTCACCCAGAGAGTGCCTGATTTTGGTTTTCATTGGATGGAAGATAATCGCCAGAATAGCCGCCCACAGCACGGACGAATAGTACGGCTGAAGTACGTCCATAAACGCCATAGTGACAATGAAAAGTATCAGGATAAAAAATCCCTTCGATAACCCATTTACGCGCATTTGTTTCCCCTGAAACTTTATTTTTGTTCACGAACTATAGAGCGAAGTTACGGCTTTGCAACTTTGCAGACGAAGATTCAGTATTTCCTCAAATGATAAATAAGGTCATCGTGATATTCGCCGTTGATATAAAACCCGTCTGTGATGATTTCACTCAGGCTGAACCCGTTATTTTCCAGTAGTTTGCTGGAGCCTGAGTTGCCCGCCAATACGGCGGCCCGCAGTGAGGTAATAATAGTGTTGCTGAATGCAAAATCTATCACTGCCTTGAGTGCTTCGCTGGCGTAGCCTTTTCCCTGAGCCTGTTGAATCAGTGTATAACCGACTTCAACCTCTGAAACCTCTCCCTCAACGGGCTTAAAGCCGATATTGCCGAGCGGAACGGACGTTAAACGGTCCCTGATGATGAAATCGAGAGCGTGCACAGAGCCTGGCTGCCAATGGTGTAATCGACTCTCAAACCGCGTTCGGTCGGCCTCGTCAGAGCCAATCTCTGCGATGTATTTCATCAGGTGCGGATCTTTGCGCATTTGCAGAAAGAACGGCCAGTCACTCTCGCAGAGTCTGGTTAGCGTTAAGCGGGGGGTGAGTAGCTGGATCATAAGTCCCTTTATATAGGTTCTATTCTTACTTGATACACTACGACATCCCTTTCAAACAGACCACCGCAATGTCGACATGCGGCATAAGCAATTTGCCTCATAAGCAATGCTTTTTAAGTTTGTTGTTATTACTGCACAAAAACTGCATTTTGCCCTCTTTAACGCCAGGCAGGTAACGCCCAGAGTGAGTGGTAAAAAGAGCGCCCATTATTTGCACCCGCAGCAAAGAGATTACATCCGTCATTTATCCCAATCCTGGCTTTGGCGCAGTGAACTCCCTACCTGGACTCTGGTGGTGGTTATTTACACGGGCTGGTTTGCGACGCTCGCCCATTGGCAAACGCTGGGGCTTATTCCCGCTACCCTGCTACTGATTTGGTTTACCACCTGGTATATGTCTTTGCAGCATGAGTTAATTCACGGCCATCCCACCCGTTCGCCGTTATTTAATCAGCTGTTGGGGTTAATGCCGCTGGCCGTCTGGTATCCCTATGGTCTGTACCGCGATTCGCATTTACAGCATCATCGCGATCAGCATCTGACGTTTCCTGATGAAGATCCCGAAACCTATTATTTCTCTCCGGCGCGTTGGCGCAGATTTTCACCTTTGCAGCGTCGGATTATCATTATTCGTAATACCTTTCTCGGAAGAGTCGTGCTCGGACCGGCTATCGATATTGTGCAAACGCTCGGCAGTATGCTGAAGGCATTTCGCCGCGCTGACCTCAAGGCGATGACCATGTGGCTGATTCACGGCGTGCTGCTGGTGGCGGTATTTGCGTGGATGCACCACGTGGGATTTTCTATTCTCTATTTCCTGCTGGCAGTGAGTTATCCGGCGTTGAGCCTGACTAAGATCCGCTCATTTCTGGAGCACAAAGCCGCAGATGACCCGCAGGCGCGATCGGCTATTAACGAAGCATCCTTGTTTTGGCGATTACTTTTTCTTAATCTGAATTATCACTCGGTGCATCACAATCTTCCGGGCGTGCCATGGTACGGACTGCGTAAAATCTATATGCAGTATCGAGACGGCTATCTGCAGCTCAATCAGGGATTTCTGGTGGGCGGATACCGTGAATGGCTGCGGCGATTTTTATTTCGTTCGGTAGACGTTAAGGCGCATCCGGGCCAAACCTCTCTCAGCAAGGAGGCCGATAATCATGAGTAACGCCGTTGCCCTGCCGATGTATGCCGTAAACCCGCCCGACGTAGAGGCGCTGTGGTCAGCGCTGCGCAAAATTTTGCTCGAGCAGGGCACGATATTACAAAATCGAGAGCTGCATTGGCCTGACAATTTGCTTGAACACTGGCTGCAGCCGCAGCTGTTGCTCAGCCAAACCTGTGGTTATCCGCTGGTGACTCGCCTCCCAGACGTACAGCCGGTGGGGTGTTTTCACTATGCTGCCCCGGGCTGTGAGGGGATAAGCTACCGCAGTTTTTTAGTGGCACGCCAAAAAGAGTTAGGCGCACATCTGGCCGATTTCAGGCAGCGCACCGCAGTGTGTAATAGTGATGATTCTCAGTCGGGCTATAATGCCCTGCGTAAAATGGTTGAGCCGCTGAGTAAAGAGAGCTGCTTTTTCCGTGAGGTTATTTTTAGCGGCAGTCATCGGCAGTCGTTGCTGGCGTTACAACAGAAAGAGGCCGATATTGCCGCCATCGACTGTGTCACCTTTGCGCTGTTAAAAAAGCATCAGCCGCAGACGCTGGCGCAGTTGAAAATAATCGGGGAAACGCCGTTAACCCCCGGTTTGCCGCTGATTACCGGACCCCAAACGTCCGTCAGTCAGTTGGCAGCGTTAAGAAGCGCGCTGCACCAATTGGTTACCGATCCTCAGTTTAAGCCGGTGTGCCGCGCAAATCTGATCGCAGGATTCAGTGACGTTAGCCGTCAGCAGTACGACGTCATCCTGTAAAAAAAAGAGAGGCGGCCCTAAAAGAGCCGCTACCACAAGGTTGCCTTCGCTAGATATCTTCCCCCTTCATCAGACGTCGATACTTCATATGGTC contains:
- a CDS encoding GNAT family N-acetyltransferase; its protein translation is MPLSLRIAQLHDAALLNSLGFTTYPFAHLWTSKTELAHFLESEYALPVVEHSLRDSAVCWLIAETDRPIGIAKLTWHSEIAGEALAGTRLNKLYLSPEETGKGYGRTIFDEITLMARAHGQTFLWLQVLQQNTGARRFYASLGMKHVKDEIFSSATQQSIVHIMGKSL
- a CDS encoding AI-2E family transporter is translated as MRVNGLSKGFFILILFIVTMAFMDVLQPYYSSVLWAAILAIIFHPMKTKIRHSLGDKNGIASLLTLLVICLIVFTPLAIIASSLAIEFNVVYTKLQHNNTQLPTIIADVIQHLPVWAQHSLAEYNLDSASGIQEKLSGFALKGSQYLAGSVFLIGKGTFSFVVGFGIMLYLLFFLLKDGSYLVNLILEALPLSKHVKHHLFLKFAAVSRATVKGTVVVALVQGALGGLAFWITGIDGVLLWGALMAFLSLIPAVGSAIIWVPAAIFFFASSMLWQGIFIVVFFVVVIGLVDNILRPLLVGKDTKMPDYLILIATLGGMEVYGINGFVIGPLIAALFIACWNILSGRDNQGNIEEINEEFIEDGKAPPEG
- a CDS encoding GNAT family N-acetyltransferase, with amino-acid sequence MIQLLTPRLTLTRLCESDWPFFLQMRKDPHLMKYIAEIGSDEADRTRFESRLHHWQPGSVHALDFIIRDRLTSVPLGNIGFKPVEGEVSEVEVGYTLIQQAQGKGYASEALKAVIDFAFSNTIITSLRAAVLAGNSGSSKLLENNGFSLSEIITDGFYINGEYHDDLIYHLRKY
- a CDS encoding fatty acid desaturase, whose product is MSGKKSAHYLHPQQRDYIRHLSQSWLWRSELPTWTLVVVIYTGWFATLAHWQTLGLIPATLLLIWFTTWYMSLQHELIHGHPTRSPLFNQLLGLMPLAVWYPYGLYRDSHLQHHRDQHLTFPDEDPETYYFSPARWRRFSPLQRRIIIIRNTFLGRVVLGPAIDIVQTLGSMLKAFRRADLKAMTMWLIHGVLLVAVFAWMHHVGFSILYFLLAVSYPALSLTKIRSFLEHKAADDPQARSAINEASLFWRLLFLNLNYHSVHHNLPGVPWYGLRKIYMQYRDGYLQLNQGFLVGGYREWLRRFLFRSVDVKAHPGQTSLSKEADNHE
- a CDS encoding phosphate/phosphite/phosphonate ABC transporter substrate-binding protein; its protein translation is MSNAVALPMYAVNPPDVEALWSALRKILLEQGTILQNRELHWPDNLLEHWLQPQLLLSQTCGYPLVTRLPDVQPVGCFHYAAPGCEGISYRSFLVARQKELGAHLADFRQRTAVCNSDDSQSGYNALRKMVEPLSKESCFFREVIFSGSHRQSLLALQQKEADIAAIDCVTFALLKKHQPQTLAQLKIIGETPLTPGLPLITGPQTSVSQLAALRSALHQLVTDPQFKPVCRANLIAGFSDVSRQQYDVIL